GATCCCTGCATTGCTGCCCTCTTCTCTAGCACAGAGGTTCTCACCCTTTTTGTTTCTGCCACCTTCCCTCAACACTagaaaaactccatggcccacctctgccaccacaaCTGGTCTTCTGCATGTAAAAGCCAAGGCCGATGTTGGGGATAGCAAGctaggcaattgcctggggccctaCGCCATAGGGGCCcctgcaaagctacattgctgaggtttcagcttcagccccgagtggcagggctcagggctatgggcttcagccccatgcagctttctgccctgggcctcagcaagtctaatgctggccctgcttggtggcacccccagggggccccagacccctggttgagaaccactgctctagcacaTCCAACATCTGCCTCCTTGCTtccctttcaaggcccttcatggtCTATCTCCCCCCAGATGGcgttaaaaaaccaaaacaccccaGCCAGCAAGAGTCTGAGATACAGGGGACAAACTAGCTACTGAcactcccatccccccacccccccaaagagACCCCTGGGAATAGCATAACAGagcccatcccccccacagccagccattgagacagccctgagcccctccctccagcaagccccgcccccaccccccaggagcagagccatTCATCCCCCCTAGCCAGCCACAGAGccagccccgagcccctgcccctcAGGAGCACCCAACCCACACGGAGCCACAGCCGCACCCAGCCACCAGCAGAGTCAGGGCACACTGCGCCTCAGAGCCCAGAAGCCTCTGGCCCAGAACCCCAGCAGAGGCTCTGACTGCCCAGACAAGATAGagccacccccgccccctgccccaatcaCTACAACTgtgctggctgcagggagacaaGCAGGACAGATGGGGGAGCCCGATCCAGCCCCCAAGGAGATAACAAAAGCCGCCAGGAGGCGAGCGGTACCTGTTCCGGGAACTTTGTCCATGCTTCTCTCTGTGGCACTGTCAGGGGCGGGCGTCATGGGGGCAACTCCACCGTCTGTGGTGAGATACAGGGACTCAAACACACATGCTCCAGGggcctcccagcaccccctgggaTCACCCCCACAGCCCAGGTATACCTAGCAACTCCCCTGGAGTGCCTGCACCAAAGCCAGGAACAGCCCAAACCTGGTCCCAGCAACCTTCACAGTCTCCTCCTGCCCACTAAGCAGCCCAGAGACACACTGAGTTCAACCTCCTGTGGCAAGGACGCGCCGAATCCTGTGCCCAGGCCATCCCTACCCCTCGTACCACCATGCAGGCAGCTTTGGGCTCTTACCAGAACGCTCCCACCTGCCCCGTCCCAAGCCCTGATTAATGGGGCAGGACGCTGCATTAGCAGCCAGGCAGGTAATGTCAGTGCTCTGACTGCTGTGCCCCATGTGTTTGGCACAAGCCTCTGTTAGGCTCAGCTTTGCCTGATTCCCTGCTGGGGACGCAGCCTCCTTTGGGACTGCATGCCcgtaggccaggggtaggcaaactttggtccaagggccacatctgggtatggaaattgtatggtgggccatgaatgctcacaaaattggggattggggtgcaggagggagtgtgtgagggctccagctgggggtgtgggctctgagatggggccagaaatgaggagttcagggtgtgggagggggctctgggctgggacagggggttggggtgcaggaggaggttagTGGCTCTGAGCGGCacttacctccagcagctcccagaagcagcagcatgtcccctctccggctcctaaGTGGAAGCACAGCCAGGCGGgtctgcgcactgccccatctgcaggtgccgccccctacagcttccattggccctgtttgctggccaatgggagctgtgggggcgccacttggggcgggggcagcatgtggagccccctggctgtccctatgcataggagccagaggggggatgtgccgctgcttccaggagctgtgtggagtaagcccccaaccctgcttcccagcaggaactcaagggccagattaaaatgtctgaagggcctgATGTAGCCCCtaggccacagtttgcccacccctcccATAAGCACTGCCCACAGCACCTGGGTGGCAGAGACAGGGGTCTGGCTCAGACTGGGgacctgggcccagcctggctgGAAGAGTCATGCTGAGCAGCAGGCAGCCACGAAGAAAGCCCTGAACCCTGCAGCAAAAGGCACCTTCCTCCCTCTCGCATTCACAACCCCGAGCCAAGATCCACACCCTGCTACAGCCTGACAGAGATGcgcagggccaggctggagccagaGGGCACTGCTCTGGGAGGGCCTCCTTCCACTGAGCCTGGGGACCTCTCCACCCAGCAACCAGTGGGCCAGGAACTTGCCAGAGGGAATCTGTCCCTCTGAGCTGCGGCACCTGCCCCAAAGACAGCAGAGATGCATTATCTGGGTCTAGCCATCTCCCTCCCCGACCTCCAGGGCTCTTTAACATCTGGGAGCCATAGAGGCCCAAGAGTGGGTGAGTGGCTCTGAGGTGTTCCAGCAGAGCCCTGGCCCGTGGGTGCATGCTGCATCAGGGTCCCAGCTCGTGAGCACCATCCCAGAAGGGTCGGAAGCCCGGATGCCCAGCCAGCAGAAATTAAAGAGGCACACAAGGAAATGAGCCCTTAGCCATGTTACCAACAGCATCAGCTTTTGCTGCAGTTCAGCGCCTACAGCAAAGCAAGCAGAGCAAGCCCAGCCAGTTGGGCGGTGGGGGCCCAACAGCACCCACACGGCCCTGTGCTAACCATCACCATCCCCCAAGACACCATCACAAGGGGGGGGGGCTTCGTGCCCCCTGAGCCAGAGCACTTGCAGAGGGAGCTGGTGCGGCCGTGAGAGACAGCCCCGCACACCACTCCAGCAAGCCCCTAGCGAGGACAGAGCTGCAAGGATGCTACTCACCATCCTCTGCCATTTCCCAAGGCAGCAGCCAAGCTCTAACCAGGGTGTAGAAGACGAATCACTCGCACTGTGCCCCCAGGTGCTCAAAGCCTGGCTGGGAAAGGGGCGGGCAGACCCTAGGAGCCATGGCTGGGGCAGCTCCTGCCCTCACAATGTGCAGCGCTGGGGCCTCCTGGTACGGCCAACACACTCAGTGCCACCACAGAGTTGCCTGGTCTCATGTGCAGCCGGAGGCAGCTCAGCCCCGGCCTGGCCATGTTCTCGGAAGCACAGGGAGTCTGGCTCCACAGTGCCTGCAGTCCATTCCCATTCCCACGTCTGCCCAAAGCGGCTCTGTCCAGGCCATGGTCAATGCAGTCAAGGAGGCACTGTGGCCCATCATAGTGccagccccttcccagcccctctccctgtgAGGCGGAGTGTCCCGGCCTCCATTCCCTCCAGAGCCTGTTTTAACCGGTAATGTTTGGGACATCAGAGGAAGAGCCAGTTAGCGTGTCACCCCGCCCCCTCCTGCTGTCTCCCTGGGGCACCAGGCCTGCTGAGTGGGAGGCACTGAGAGAGCAGCCCCAGCTAAGGGGTTACAGATGGGTTCCGCTTGGCCTGGTTTGGGGCAGCAGGACCGGCCAGAGCCCACTGGTGGTTTCGTGCTGCCCCTGTGGAGGTGAGGCACCCAGACCTTCCCCTCCTCACTGCTTCAGGGATCCATGTTACGTCTGTGCAGATACAGATGAGACCTTATTGCTCCCAGCAGTCCCCATCAAGGCGCCGGGCAGAGTCAGGGACACATTCTTCTCCAGTGAGTCTTCTGCCTCCTTCACGCTGGGCAGCAACAGGATTGATATCTCTGGGGCTTACTGAGCCCACAGCGTGTGACCCCTCTTTCTAGGGCGCCTGCACTGTCTCTCCTTGAAACCCACCCTCACCTGCACGACGTATGCTAGAAGGGCGATCTCAGTGACTGCGATTTCCAAGGCCTCCGCCGCCCTCCCTGTGCCAGGGATCCGGCACATCCACCAGCACATGTGGTTGGTGGTGGGTCAATCGTCTGCTCTACAGGCTGTAACTGAAACTGGGCCCAAAACACTAGGACTTTGTGACACATCATGGGGCTCCACCAGGCAAATATTTACTCAGTGCAGTATCACAGCCATTAATGGTTCTGTTATCGCCTGGTACACACTTGCTGTATCATGCACAGGGTGGCTTTGTCTGTGGGTGAGACACAGAGACACGCTGGGGCTTGGCCACGCGCTTGGCCCAGCCTCTGTTGTTGAGTGCtccaggagtgggggagggagactgCAGCTTTCCTAGACCACTGATGGGTCAGGAAGATCAAtaagcacctgggctggggcaggggtgttccaGGGAAGGCTTCAAAGAAGCTGAAGTGACCAAGCCCTTTCCGAGGTGGGGCAGAGGATATGTCCCTGCACTGCTGGGCATAGCCAGGCCCAGAAGTGGGAGCCACAAAATACCCCTGGCCTGGAGGGTGTGTTCTGGGGTTGCAAAGAGTCCTGCTCTCCTGCAGTTCCAGCCTGGCTTTGgctagcagggctggggacatgcACCCGAACGCCTGGTCCTGAAGAGAGCTGGCAAAAACTGCAAACAACTTGCTGTGACTATTTGTTCAGACACATTATTTTTGTGCCCTGCTGGCACGTCAGCTGTGAGGCCAGGACAGAGCAGGCCATGGAGACCAAGATGCCTCTCCCCACAGGTCAGGTTAGCAGTGAAGCCCATTGCATTGTTGTGGCCCCACCGCTCACTGGCACTTGCTTACAGGAGCTATTCTTTCCTGGAACACCAGTGTCCTGGTTCTGCTCTGCCAGGCATGTCTGTGTCAGGGTGGCATGCAGCAGAGAACTGCCCAGCCCTATCCCACAGCTCCTTACCAGGTAGCGGGACCTTCCTTGGGCTGAGGGATGCCTGGAAACTCGCTAGGACTTTCCGTCCGTGCAGACGCTGGGTTAGCCGGAAGTTGTTCTGCAGGTCCGTGTCATCGTCTCCCTGCAGCGTGGTCTCCAGCAGCGAGATCTGGAGAGGGAGGGTTGAACGGAGTCACTAAGCTGCCCCTGGGATCCTCATGAACGCAGCCATCCTCGATACTCTGGTGCGAGGGGGGCTGGCTTCAGGAAGTCTCTGGTGGCCTATGGGCCGCCCCCACCCATTGCTGGTGCTGGCACGCAGCTCCGAGCATGACAGGAGTGGCAGAGCCACCTGCAGACAGTCCCACCCACTCCCAAGAGAAGAAAAGGAGGCCCTCACCCCCCTGGacggacctgcttcttggacagCAGCACCGTCCAGTTGAAGACAGTCCAGTTCACCGTCTGGTAGCAGGGAGGGGTGGTCAGAGAGCCACTGTAGCGGTAATAGCGGCCTAGGTTGGCGGGCAGCAACCCTTCAATATTGAATCCAGCCACAGTGGTTTCCTTGcctggaaggaaaaaaacactGCCTGTGCTCTAGAGCAGCGGGTCTCCATGCTCTAGAACACAGAGACAGCACAATCTAGAGCAGCACCGCTCCGTGGACTAGAGCACAGCAACAATCAAGAGCTGCACAGGCCCCTTGGGATCCGAATTTGGGCAGCATGATCCTGGGCACCACGTCCCCAGGAGCCAACACCCAGAGAGGGTGAGCTGTCACTGCGGGAACGGACCCCTGGTTTCACTGGAGAAGCACAGTGCCCTGGCCAGGCATAGCCAGTCTGTACAAGCCCTGGATGGACGAGCCTAAGGCCCTAGGGAAGCCATGTCATTGGGATAGGTGCAGAGTGGGAGTCCGGGGAATTCTGAGGGATGAGACAGGAATCCCCGAAAGGCCTCTGCTGAGCTGGCCACTCATTGCCTGGCTGTCTCACAGGAGTGCCTGCCTCTGGCTGGCTGGCATGCACCGGCCTCTCCATGCAGCAGGCTGCCCCTAGCTGGCCCCATGGTGGGCATTAGGTGCACGAGGGCTTTACCTTCCTCTTGGACCTTGTGAAGCTGCTCAAGCAGAGGCTGATAGTGCATGTTGTCCTCTGGCCCAACCTGTAACACAGAGACTCAGCAGGTGTGAGAGCACAGGGCCAGGAAAGGCAAGTCTCCTGCCTACTGAGCCTGAGTCACAGCGGGGCACTCTGAAAATGGGACTAATATCACTGTCACAGGCAGAGGAGTGACCCGTGACCTCCCTGACTGACCTGGCTGGGATCAGGACATCCCCCAGCACGGCCCTGGCACCCCCTGACCAGGATCAAAGCATGAACCCTACTATTGACCTGCGATTAGGGCATCCCCTAACGTCACCTGGATCAGTGCACAGAGCACTTTCTGCCTCCCACCACAAGCATGGTCCTGCAATCGGGGAATGTCCCGTCTCTGCTCTGGCATGGCCCAATCGTCAGGGCTTTCTTCCCTCCCGGACGgcccctgccctcctctgcccctATTCTCCTCCATCCCAGAACTGCCTATGCCCTCTCAGTCCTCGCCTACCCTGCCACACCCAGCCCAGTGATCAGAGCATCCCTTCCtggcactgcccccgccccaccttCCCAGGGACTGCCCCATTGGCATCACCTGCAGGAAAGCTGCCAGCACTGCTAGGCCACCGGGTTGCTTCATTGCCTCTTTGATGCTGCCACAGCTGGGGTTGTAATAAACCATATGGATCTGGAATCAAAGCGCAAACCCCCCTGAGGCTCCATTGTGCCATGGGCGAGTGCTGGACCAACCAGCCTTGTATCGGTCCCAGTGTGACCCCACCAGGTCTGGCCAGCCCCAGCACTAGGGCCTCTCCATTAGCAGTGCCTGGGGCTTGGTCACATGGCCAGAGTCCCCCACTCAGCACCAGACAAGCTCCCCAAACCATTTTACGGTGACCCgagagtgctgctgctgccagcccctgctgccctaAGAGCCCTGCCACCAGCCTTCCCCTGGTTTCTGCACATGGGTCAGGGCTGAAGGTCGTCTCCCTGGTGCCCATCTAGCTGGGGCAGCAGCAATCTGGCAGCCAGCTCCAACTTTTGTCCTCCCTGATGTACTGGGCCCTGGTGACTCCGTGCGAACAGCAACAGGGGGAGGGTGGGTAGAACCAGCTAGGAACCAGACCCAGGCAGAAAACACCTCTGTGTATGAGACAACAGTCCCAGGAGTTCTCTGCCCACACAGCTCTGGGCTGGTGCCAAGGACGAGGGCCCAGCGAGCTGTCCCCACTCCCAGGCCCTCACATGCCAGAGAGCAGGCCAGAGTGCTGGGGAAAAGCGGAATCATCCACCAGCACAGGGCAGCCTGTAGTGGAGAGCTCTGTGTTGCCCCCTCCTTAGGACCTAGGTCCCCTGGGGAAGCTTGTGCCCCCCCAGGCACATCCTAGGGCAATTTTAAAGGGGGCTGTGAAGGACCCTGGACTTGGGGGGGGCACTCCCTGTGCCCCAGCACCTGGTTAGCACCAGGGCAGTCTGGCTGCAGAGCAGGATGGACTGTTTATCCTGTACACAGAGTGTGTGGGTCCGTCCCCGCGCTGTGCACTGGGTGCCTGGCTCCAGGccattctctcccccccccccgccccccccccgccctgctggCACAATGTTCCTTCCATGGAGGAGTTTTGCCTCATTTCCCCTCTGCTTCCATGTTTCAGGCTGTGTCATAAACTCTGCTTTTATTTCAGTTGCTCAGCCCTAGGCGCATGATTCCTCCCTCTGGGTTCCTGGGCACTTGAACTGTGCTCTCAGAGGATCTGAGCCAAGAGCAGAGACTGGCCGGAGCACTCCACTGAGGGCAAAGGGGTGGCAGCCTCCCCGCCAATGGAGCTGCAGAGTGGACAAAGGGCAGCTGGTGACCTGGGGGTGCCACATCCGCCTCAAGGCACCAGCCCTTCACGCTGTGCAGACAGCTGGA
This genomic interval from Gopherus evgoodei ecotype Sinaloan lineage chromosome 6, rGopEvg1_v1.p, whole genome shotgun sequence contains the following:
- the CA9 gene encoding carbonic anhydrase 9 isoform X2, coding for MSCPRLGLSLLLLAALAWTEDEHGSEDSSHSKKKGPGHGHWSYAVVLQLPGSLTIASGYPQEYRAMQLHLHWGSPEGPGSEHTVDGRRYDGEIHMVYYNPSCGSIKEAMKQPGGLAVLAAFLQVGPEDNMHYQPLLEQLHKVQEEGKETTVAGFNIEGLLPANLGRYYRYSGSLTTPPCYQTVNWTVFNWTVLLSKKQISLLETTLQGDDDTDLQNNFRLTQRLHGRKVLASFQASLSPRKVPLPDGGVAPMTPAPDSATERSMDKVPGTGAGCPPCADSEKQLGFALQTADVLAGLFGALFAVTALAFLIYIHRQRSQNRRPDSHPKPNIIYTAATTDENTV